A portion of the Physeter macrocephalus isolate SW-GA chromosome 15, ASM283717v5, whole genome shotgun sequence genome contains these proteins:
- the LOC102992076 gene encoding activator of 90 kDa heat shock protein ATPase homolog 1-like: protein MVLKRTERDASNWSTDELKTLFLAVHVQNEEGKCEVTEGNKLDGEASIHNRKGKLIFFYEWSIKLNWTGTSKSGVRYKGHVEIPNLSDENSVAEVEISVSPAKDEPDTNLVALMKEEGVKLLREAMGIYISTLKTEFTQGMIWPTMNGESVDPVGQPALKTEECKAKPASSKTQARPVGVKLPTCKNTLGETFLTSPEELHRLFTTQELVRAFTHAPAMLEADKGDKFHLWRFKSWPEGHFATITLTFIDKDGETELCMEGRGIPAPEEERTRQGWQRYYFEGIKQTFGYGAR from the exons ATGGTGCTGAAGAG GACAGAGAGAGATGCTTCAAACTGGTCCACAGATGAGCTGAAAACACTGTTCCTGGCAGTGCATGTGCAAAACGAGGAAGGCAAGTGCGAGGTGACAGAAGGGAATAAGCTTGATGGAGAGGCATCTATTCACAACCGCAAAGGCAAACTTATCTTCTTTTATGAGTGGAGCATCAAACTAAACTGGACAGGTACCTCTAAGTCTGGGGTGCGGTACAAGGGCCATGTGGAGATCCCCAATTTGTCTGATGAAAATAGTGTGGCTGAAGTGGAGATTAGTGTGAGCCCTGCCAAGGATGAGCCTGACACAAATCTTGTGGCCTTAATGAAGGAAGAAGGGGTGAAACTTCTAAGAGAAGCAATGGGAATTTACATCAGCACCCTCAAAACAGAGTTCACGCAGGGTATGATCTGGCCTACAATGAATGGAGAGTCAGTAGACCCAGTCGGGCAGCCAGCACTGAAAACTGAGGAGTGCAAGGCTAAGCCTGCTTCTTCAAAAACCCAGGCCAGACCTGTTGGTGTAAAACTCCCCACTTGTAAGAACACCCTTGGAGAAACCTTCCTGACATCACCAGAGGAGCTCCATAGACTTTTTACCACCCAGGAGCTTGTTCGGGCCTTTACCCACGCTCCTGCAATGTTAGAAGCAGACAAAGGGGACAAGTTTCACCTG TGGAGGTTTAAATCTTGGCCAGAAGGGCACTTTGCCACCATCACCTTGACCTTCATTGACAAGGATGGAGAGACTGAGCTGTGCATGGAAGGCCGAGGCATCCCTGCCCCTGAGGAGGAGAGGACACGGCAGGGCTGGCAGCGGTACTACTTTGAGGGCATCAAACAGACCTTTGGCTATGGCGCACGCTAA